TTCAAGACATTATAAACTTTCGAATTAGCATATGTTGGCCCTTAAACTTTCTCCTTTTACATATTACTGAACCCTTTGAATATACATAATGAAAAGCAAACTTTTGACATttgatcttttcatttttttaagacttttcctttttaatttaatttgcgtttattcatttcttaaaatgcCTTATTTAGTTCTGTTTAAAGCGGGTATGTtcattaaattttgacaagttttgATTAGTCAATATTTATTGTattattgttcttttcttttgaaagagCAAAAGAGGAGACACTGTTAGTTAATttcattttcgtcctttatcATTTCCTTCAACAATTAAGAGTGATAAAGAgattttcttcaagaaaataagattaaaatacttttttacTTCTCAAGAGTCATCTAAATTGCAAATGTTAATAGGAAAATGTACCGAATTTATAAGACGTAGTAAATGGAAAGTTCATGATTGTACTATATAATTAGTTAGAAGAAAACGCGTACTACGTGTGATGATATAAAAGTTTATAAGttatataataataatttggAAGCAAACGCGTACTATATCTATCCACGAATTTCTCAACGTGATTAATCGACCCTCATcctaaaataaatagaaaatttggaaggaaaaaaaaaaaagagagagagagaatccacGAAAGTGTCCCATCTTTGATGACCATGGAAATTCGATTCGAATCTCGCACCATTCCAAACCACTacaatttgctttgtttttttttttttttgggttgtctTTTTGCTTAGGATTTAAGAACCTAGAAAACCCCCCAAAACACAGAAACCCAAAGTTGAGGTCCTTGTCTCTCTAACTGAGCTTCAACTCCAGTTTCGTCGAGGACCCAGTTCCCGTTTCCCCCCATGGTGGCCTAAAAGTGCTCCTGTCGTGAAGGTAAAAATCCCAGCTTTGTGGGATATCTTTTTGTTCTTCAGATTCTTGCTGCGTTTAATCTGAGTTGAATGGTGTTTCATCGCCTGTGGATCGTGGGTTTTTACTAGTTCCACGCCTTGCGAAGGATCAGCCTGATTCTTGAAATCCTTCATCTGGGTGGTACGTTGTTGTTATGTCTACTTGAGGATTTTGGCTTGTAATTTCGTTGTGTCGGACTATTACCCCTGTTTTCTCCTCTCGAGTTTCTCTGTTTCTTGAATGACTCTGCAGGGGCGTGTGTATGCGcgtgtgttttctttttttcggttaATGTTTTGATATTCGTTTGGTTATTCATTGGAGTGTTTGATTATTTCGCAACTACTTACGTTCTGTATTATTTTTGTTGCTGGTGTTGGTTTTGTTGTTGTGCTGTGTATGGTATTTAGTAAAGGTCAGCTCATGGAACGTTGCTCCGGGCATACGCTTTTATGTCGGCTTGATCGCAATTCATGAGCTGTGGACTGTGAAATGTTCTTGTCATATTAGGTATTACCTTTGGAAATATTTATTCTTGATTCTTCCCCGAAATGGAAGTGAAGAAAGTAAAGTTAGATTTCCAGGCTCCGGTTATTGTTGCGTCGAAATGATCGTGAAGGTTCAGTTATTTATTACTGTCAGAGCCAACTCTAGGAAGGTGAAAACTATTTCATGACTTCAACGAGGTCCTTTACTACTCCTCGAAATAAGTAATGCTGCAATCAAATGAAAAGTTGAGGATACTTTCAAATATCTAGTTGATTAATTGGTTCACCATGGTGTACCAAAACCAAACTGCTTCCCAAAGTAGAGATGGTAATGATTGATGTCTGCTGCATTTCTGATCCTACCAACTAGTTAACGTGTCATTATGGTGTGGATTGTTTTGTAAGAGGTGATTGTGAAAGCTTGGTCTGTCTGATACCTTGTTTATTGAGAGAAAGATGTTcgacttttgttttcttccttacACTTTTGAGGAATCCAGTCCCAACTACATTTTCTCGTGTTCTGTTCATGTTGGAATAAACGGCTACAATAGGACAATCTTGCATCAGCCATGGAGGGAAAAGGAAGTGGCAGGCTCCTTCATTTGGGGAATGGTGCAAGGAAGAAACGAAGTAATGCCTCTCGGCGTCCCCATGATGAGCCGCAACCGGCTTATAATTACATGGACATGGCATCTTCTACACCGCCTCCAGACAACTTCAGTGAAGCTTCTGTTGACAAGAATGTGGATTATGGTATTTATCCTCACAAGGAGATAAATCTGAAGCAGTTCACTTCAAGTGCATCATGCAATAATGTGGCAGATGCTGGAGAATCTCAATATGCCTCCATGCATAGTTCTTGCGGAGGAAACGAACAAATGCGCAGTGCTACCGATTCCAATACATCTGGCGAATGTGCTCTTGCCCCTGCTAATTCGGAAGTAGCCAAAGGAGCAGCTCATCATCCACCACTGATCAATGAGAATAAAGTGAAAAAAGTCAAGCTCAAGGTTGGAGGCATGACTCGAACCATCCACGCCACCTCAGATGGTGTCTCAGTCATTGGGTCCTCTTCAACAATGTATTGCGGCACTTCAGATATTACGGGGCCTGGTGAAAATGTGATGCTTGAGGTAGTAAATTGAGTGGCTGACATGGACCCTACTTTAAATCATGCAATAGTCTTTTAATGTATTTTGAGTTAAGCTaagtaatctctctctttctctaggaTGGCTCCTCTAGATTTCACTCTCTTTCTTCTGACAAGGCGAGTCGCCTGCGAGGGGTGCCATGGTGGAAGAATTTCTCTGCTAGTGGTTTCAACATGGGGAAGGCGGATTCTTCCGGCAGTAGCGAGTCAGTTCGCAAGAGCAAGCGAGTTCCTAAAAAACGTGCATTCGATGGGGCTGATGGAGCTGATGATTATGAGATTCTAGGAAAGGTCAATGTGCCTAGATTGAATGAGGAGGACAATGATGAGTGTGACGAAGATTACGAAGGGGGAAGAAGGAGACAACAGAAATTATCGGAGGTGTTGAAGAGACAGTCTGAGGGCCCGCATAATGTGAACTCTCGGACAAATGTCCTTTCGGCCAAAGAAGCTAGAAAGTCCAAATCTGGCAGGACATTTGAAGACGATGATTATTTGGAAGAGGAAGAACCGACTTCAGATGTCGAACCCATaataaagaggaagaaagaCAAGATGGCCCGTCTTGAGCCTTTGGCGGGTTCTGAAAGGGAGACGACAGTGATTACCCGTCAGCGGGCACTGCGATCGGGCAAAGATACGTTCTCTGGTCGCAGTGCAGATATGGTCAAACTTCCAATTGGTTTACCTCCTGCACCACCTAAAAGTGAGTTATCTGTCAAGTCTTCTGTACTTTTTCCTGGAAAGATTATTATGCTTAAACATTATTGAGGAAATTCGTTTGCCGCGACCAGAGCAAAAGGATATGCTCTCTGAAGTTGACCGGCAACTGAAGAAAGCTGAGGCTGCCGAGAGACGGAGGATGCAAGCCGAGAAAGCAGCTATGGAATCTCAGGTTGGCTTCTATGTTTTTATTCTCATACCAGATTTGTTCATCTTATCCGCTTGCTTGACCATGAATCTTCATAATCGTGCTCTGGCGTCTCTATACACATCTAGTAATACATCGTGAAATGCATGATTCCTCATGAGGAATTTAGGATTAGATTTGGTCTGTTTCCAGGCTGAGGCAATCAGGAAAATACTGGGCCAAGATTCAAGTAGGAAGAAACGAGAACAGAAGATCAGGAAACGACAAGAAGAGGAAGCCGAGGTATTCACTAATACCCTCCGAcggttttttttccccccttaatGGAAGGGACTCATTAGTACCTCCTTTTATTATGTTTAGGAGAAGGCTGCAAAATCTATGACAATCAAATCAGACACTGTGAGATGGGTTATGGGGCCTGCGAGAACGGTAGTTACGTTCCCAGAGGAGATGGGCTTGCCTAGTATATTTGATTCTAGGACTTGCAGGTAACTGCTCCGATCTTATGTTCACAGTCCTTAACTCCCTTCTGCAATTTTATTGGCACCGCAATTTGGCTACGGTACTATAAGAGGGCGTAGCTTCTGATGTGATGATTCAACTGCATTTTGATCTGACTGAAGCCTTGTGATGTGGATTTCCAGCTACCCGCCGCCCCGCGAAAAATGCGCTGCTCCCTCCTGTACGAACCCATATAGGTACCGGGATTCAAAGTCGAAGTTACCCCTGTGCAGCCTCGACTGCTACAGGGCCATACAACGGAAAGCTCAGCCGCTGGTTGCCTGCTGATGGAGTGGACGTCTTTCTCTTAGTTTTTCGCGAATTGGCGACATTTCTGCACAGATCTTCACATTCCCGATGGTGATTTGAAGGAGATCATTGGACGTACTTGGATTGTAAGAATAATACATCATCATAAGTTCAATAAAGATACTGTCCCTTGGGTGGCAGGGAACCTCATATTTTGAAGCAAACAACTCTCGAGGGTAGCTTCTTTGTCGCTCCCTTCATTAGATTTTGATGCGTTTTCCTGGGGCTTTGTAGCTCGGAGGCAGCAATGATCAGCTTTCGGACAGTGAGGAGACATTCGTAAGCCTTTTAAGGATGATCACACTTtcggctccgtttgtttcgaaaAATTTGGACATTGCTAGCGAACTGATTGGTTAAGAATAGTTATTTCGAGAGAAAATGGTTTCATTCTCATGAAAAGAGATGAAAAACAGTGCCTTTAAGCCCGGTCAAAGAACCCGTTGGGGCTTCTTGATTCGCAACCGACCGGTTCAATCGGTTGAACCGTCTAGTTGATAAGTGTAACCAAAATCAAATTGTCTTAACTATGTGACTGTTGAAGTCATCAATTGGCTTTGATTATCAAGTAAAATTCGAGTCGCACCACAGTTTGATTCCTAATCCAATCAGTTGAAGCAGCTGGTTTGTGCAGATTTAAAATTATTGGATGCgatttttttgatgatttttggtgaaataaaTGCACGCTCAGATTTCAGAGTGTGAAAAAAGTCGGGGAAAATACAACGGGCAACCTCAACATGATCAGGCTCTAGCGAGTCCAAAAGATAATTCCAGTTAAAGAGGGAGGGAACAAGGAGAGCCTTTTGTAGTTGTTCTGGGCACCGACGACGTCGTTTGGCGAGCCATGCACCACTggcgcgacgtcgtttagcaTGGCGAGTGAGTCCCTTGTACCCGTGCAAGGCACGTGGCATCTCGACTTGGCCCCACTTCGAATTTCGTCAATTTTCCAAGGAAATCGATTGACGACGACGCGCCTCCGTTGTTGTCTGTGAGGCTcaatctctctcgctctctctctctgcatacAACGCCCCTCCCCCCGGCGGAGGCTTAGCTCCGTCGACCATGGAGCAGCATCGTGGCTCGGGCTCCGAGCAAACACGGTCGCGATGAAGCTCCGGTTCGTACTCTTTTGCTCTTCATGCGCTCGGCATGGAGTGAGAGGCCGCGTTTGTAGCTCGCGATTGAGTGAATTCCATGTGCATTGCCGTTTGGCTTTTGGCTTTTGGTTGCTCTCTAAGGCGGTGATTATAGCGAATGATGAATGATATGGAGCGAGTTTTGGTTCGTTTCGAGTGGCTAGATTTTCGCTTGATTTTAGTCCGTGCTGTGTGCTGATTCCCATTCGCACTTGCAATTTCGAGCAATTGAAATTGGACGGCAAGTTCATAGAGTTTAGGGATTCCGCCTCTTGAACGTAGGGGCGACGTTCCTGTGCTACTTACGACCTCGCGAAgacgtccttttttttttttttactggagCCTGGGTGTCGTTGCACTTTAGAAAAGATCGTTGCTTTGATAGGTCTTGttgtaatttttattgtaaAACTGGTACGCTGAAGTAGTTGAGGATCACGAGTAAGCTGCCATTGTTGCATGTACTATGCTGGATAGTTGTTGTTGAGTTGACCTCACTTTACCGTTTTCTTTGGCCATTCCACCAGAATTTCCAGGGATTTTTGAATGACTTAAAGGATTGGGAACTTTCACTCAAAGACAAGGACAAGAAAATAAGACCGGACAAGGTATCCTTGAGTGATAGTATATCCACTCCCTTTCCACCCTTTTAAACTTCCCAAAAGGTATGCAAAGTTTTGGGTCAAAGATATATTTATTAGGATTCGGTGCAcgatcacaacgaagtaaactGTAAAAATGGGAAAGAGTAATCGACACAAGTTTCATCCTAGTTCATCCTTAAACTAGAGTTACGTTCAACAGAGGATTTCACTAAAAGTAGCACCTCGTACCTCTCactacatcactcaattataagCGAAatagagtatatatagcagtagctacTCATGAACTTAAACCCAAACTATCCACGTGCTTTCCTATCGATAGagaatatgaaccacaccccaataatatttgcaataaatagGTAGTACTTAAATTGCTTTTTAGGAACTAATCTGACGTTATCTTCTTGGGTTATCAAGTGGTTGACATGTTAGAATGTGttcttcttgtcttcttctACGTATGGAGGACATACAATACATTATCTTGCATTTTATATTGAGGAGGAAATTGATTTGTACCAGCTTTGATCTCATTTTTCGAAGATCAAGAGGCATAGCCAGCATTCACTTGATAAATTTTATAGTCTCTAAAGTCATGTCACAGAAGTCTATGTGTGAACATGTATGGAAAAGCTTTGAGAGCATATAAATGGTCAATTCTTTCATCAATGCTTTTGCAGGAATCACCGTCATCGACAAGAGGATATCCTAGTGTGGATAAAAGATAAGGAATCAATCTCGGTGGTAGTGCAATTAGTCTGAGAGGTAGATTCTCAATTGAAGAGTCGGTTCCAGATGCTGCTTCAGAAAAGGAACTGATagggattttccccttttcatgCTTTAATAATCAGCAGTTGTTGTCTCTTGCTACAGCCGCACATGCTATTTTTTTGATTGGTGCATTTGATGACAGTGTAATGAGTTCTTCAAGCTGAAGAGATTTAATGAAGCTTTTGATTGCTATTCAAGAAGCATTGCCTTTTAACCAACTGCAGTAGCATATGCGAATAGGGTGATGGCCTATCTCAAGATCAGAAGGTACATAGTGAGGTGGTCGGTCTCTGTGACAATATATGTATTTCAATAGCTATACATATTTCAAAAGGACTTCAACGAAAATgccatttattttcttctgttcACAGTATATGCTTGATCTGTTGGTAGAATAGCTGGTGCCAGTATAAAATGCTTTGATAAGTCATAATATAGAAAATCAGAGAAGGAACATATTAATTGATTAGTCTTTCCTGTCATTATTTCCTTGATGCCTTAGGTTCAAAGAGGCTGAGGATGACTGCACAGAGGCCTTAAATTTAGAAGATCAGTACATAAAAGCATACTCACGCCGAGCAACAGCAAGGAAAGAACTTGCAAAATATAAGGAATCGCTTGAGGGTATGCAAGCCGATTAAATGTTATGTCCATTGACTTGAAAATTTGTGCGCTGATGATTTTAGTAGAAAACATCATTTGTGCTTATGATGTTCCTGTTATATATTCTTGAATCTTGACGACTGATCTGCCAGGCCAGGTATATTGATCATAGCTAACTGCAGATGCCAAGTTTGCTCTTCGGTTGGAACCACAGAATGAAGAAATCAAGAAACAGTATTCAGATGCAAAATCTTTGTATGAGAAAAGTAAGCGATTGGCCCTGTATTTTATGTTTTCTGCATGTAACTTCTGCCACTGAATCTTTGGTTTACCAGTATAACTAGATGAAAATCACAGAAGATAGTCGAGAGCTTCATGAAGTAAAGTATGTGATTGAAACTGCACCTTGATATCATAccccagaaaaaagaaattttgggtTCTGCTGGCATCCAGGCATATAAGGTCTCCTTTTTTGTTAAGTTTGTTTTGTAAAACCATTTCCAATTCAGCAttaaaattagttggatggCCCCTTCTAGGAGATTCTAAAGAAAGCAACCGGGGCATTGAGAAGCTCTATTTAAGGTCCTCAGAAATCAGGGAAATCAGAAAATGGATGTCACATCCAGTCATCCTCTGTCAGTAACCAGGGGACTGAAGCAGCTGCTGTTCAAGATCGCAGCAACGTATGAACTTCGTGTATCTACCAGTGGAATTGCAACTATTTTGTGAACCTTTTGTGATTGCAAGTAATTTAGTAAATTAGTTATCTTTTGCGAGGAGGATTATGTGAACGGTGAAAGGCTTTTGGAGTAGATTGCTAAGGAACATGATTGCATCAGTTCACATATCTGACATCAGTTCaactgattttctattttttctgaaaaaaagaaaagaaagtggttTCTTGCTGAAAGCAGGGGCAGAAAACCAGAAACAAATAGGCAAGCATCTTCATTGCATATAATGACTGATCCATTTCTGCAAATCTAGAACTCCTCCAACAAAAGAATGCATGGGAACTTGGGATGTGGGGAGCACCACCTTCCATTTTTACCTTTAATTTGTGGGTGGGGAAAGTCTAAAAGAAGAgggttttgtttctttttgtcccTAATGAAACTCTCGAACTGGTAGTAGAGGGCACGGACCACTTGTGTTGGTTGCTCTGGGCATAAAACAATTGTGCATAAAGGCATGGAGTCACTGCTTTATCTTAAACTGCAAGAAACAAGAGTATTCCAAGAATTATGAGTATTTGGATGGTCTACTGATATTTGTGCAGAATATTTGGTCTTAAATCTGACATCATATCTGTATATCTCAAAATTTCATATTGTTGGAATTACATATTTGGTCGTTGGGAAATCCACTGACATTGATGGCATGTTTGAGAGTGTAGTATTATGAGTCTTCAGACAATAGATGGTTTGtaatttgcttcttttgtaaaaatataaagcAATCTTTTCCAAGCATCATGAGTTGCTGGATTGTttgtaaataaataatatagtAGGAGGGAGAGACGCTGGATCGTAAATTCTGATTATTTCTACACCTTTGGCTGGAGCACAGTGGGTCGGTGTCCTTGAAGCCTTCCATCCacattgaagaaataaaaagcaaaagcatTAGAGCTAGAAGTGAAGATGACTCCAGGAAGACTTTTAAGGATGTCAATGGTTCTGTTGTAGAGAAATCTAAGGTCCGACCATGAGCTCTCTCGCTTTTTGTTTGTCCATACAAGTCTTCTATGgtgcttttgctttttaaaattttctttttccaaaaatgcCTCGAGTTATTGACATAGTTTTGTACTCTCTCTTGTGGCGAATCTTCAAGGACATTAGAGATCTGAAAAGCAGGAGCTGAAGGTATCGGTGCAAGATCTTGCAACTCGAGCAGCTTCTCGAGCTGTGTCTGAAGCAGCTAAAAAAATCGCCCCACCAAATTCAGCATATCAGTTTCTGGTTTCTTGGTGAGGATTCTCTGGCGATCGTTCTCTACAAGCTCATCTGTTAAAGGCTTTTGATATCATTTCGTTTCGAAACTATCTCCATTAACTGATTGTTCTTGTAGTATGTTGAGATGCTACAAGCTAAAAGTTTGGTTTGCTCTACTAATTTGGCCCTTCTGGGACGGTCACTACTTGGTCCATGGCATGAGTATGGTCTTTAACGCTCACTCCCCTTTCGGTGGGTAAGAGAATGGACAGGAGATCATTTTCTGGATAAGTATGCGACATTAATAAACTGtcagaaaaagaagatggtCCTTCCGTCTCCGTAAGAATTAGCTAACTGGTATGAGTAAGATTAGGTTATCCAACCTTTAGCATTGCTAGATCCTCCAGAATTTTTGCCTGAATGTGGTAACGTGATGGATTTACTACTAAGGATATGGGTGTTCAATTTTTGTGCTATAGATCTTAGGATTGATTTATGATCTTTGCCTGTAGCAATCATATTAACAACTGTCTTGCGTTGTCTCAACTTCTTTCTGTTTGTTATTTGTAGGTTACTTCCCCAGGTTCTTTGCCACAGATATTCAAAAATGCACCCTCTGCTCCTTTACTGGTTGATATCATCAAGTGTATAGCCACATTTTTCACGTAAGTAGAGGATCTTGTTATTATGGATGTCTTTGGACTTTGTTTGAGTTTAATGCTATTCCTATAACTTTCTACCTTTTGACAGTGAGGACATAGATTTGGCTGTTAATTACTTGGATAATATGACGAAGGTCCCAAGATTCGATATGATAGTCATGTGTCTTTCTTCTGAAGATAAAGCTGGTATGCTCACTACCTATTCACTTCTTTTCGATCTCTTTGaaacacacatacacacactaCAAAGCTCGATGTCTTGATGTAATTCAATTATATGGTGCTGCTTGCTGAGGCACACTGTCATAAACTATCTCAGGAGCCCATGCTTGGGTAACATATACCGTGGGTTCTTCCTGCAATTCCAGCAGATGCTCCTTCTGCTCCGGTGTTATCTTGGATGATCACTGAAAAAATATTGTTGCTAGTTGCATTATGTCTTTCTTGACACCTACTTCAACTACGGTGGACCAAGGGTTACTTTGATCCTGGGAGTGGGAGTAGACTTGTGGGTGTCTGTATGTGCATGTGTAGTCGCAACATTTATATTTGACCTTAGCAGATGTTTATAGGATTTCAAAGCACAATCTGTGTGCTTGGCATCTCTTTGCATCTTCAAGTTAACTCCGATGCCAATTGCCAAGAAGGCAATGTAAAACAGTTAGGCCTAGTTATTGTCATCGTGAGGTCATC
The genomic region above belongs to Rhodamnia argentea isolate NSW1041297 chromosome 6, ASM2092103v1, whole genome shotgun sequence and contains:
- the LOC115751221 gene encoding uncharacterized protein LOC115751221 → MEGKGSGRLLHLGNGARKKRSNASRRPHDEPQPAYNYMDMASSTPPPDNFSEASVDKNVDYGIYPHKEINLKQFTSSASCNNVADAGESQYASMHSSCGGNEQMRSATDSNTSGECALAPANSEVAKGAAHHPPLINENKVKKVKLKVGGMTRTIHATSDGVSVIGSSSTMYCGTSDITGPGENVMLEDGSSRFHSLSSDKASRLRGVPWWKNFSASGFNMGKADSSGSSESVRKSKRVPKKRAFDGADGADDYEILGKVNVPRLNEEDNDECDEDYEGGRRRQQKLSEVLKRQSEGPHNVNSRTNVLSAKEARKSKSGRTFEDDDYLEEEEPTSDVEPIIKRKKDKMARLEPLAGSERETTVITRQRALRSGKDTFSGRSADMVKLPIGLPPAPPKKQKDMLSEVDRQLKKAEAAERRRMQAEKAAMESQAEAIRKILGQDSSRKKREQKIRKRQEEEAEEKAAKSMTIKSDTVRWVMGPARTVVTFPEEMGLPSIFDSRTCSYPPPREKCAAPSCTNPYRYRDSKSKLPLCSLDCYRAIQRKAQPLVAC